From a region of the Panthera uncia isolate 11264 chromosome B1, Puncia_PCG_1.0, whole genome shotgun sequence genome:
- the RBM47 gene encoding RNA-binding protein 47 isoform X1 yields the protein MTAEDSTAAMSSDSAAASSAKVPEGVAGAPNEAALLALMERTGYSMVQENGQRKYGGPPPGWEGPHPQRGCEVFVGKIPRDVYEDELVPVFEAVGRIYELRLMMDFDGKNRGYAFVMYCHKNEAKRAVRELNNYEIRPGRLLGVCCSVDNCRLFIGGIPKMKKREEILEEIAKVTEGVLDVIVYASAADKMKNRGFAFVEYESHRAAAMARRKLMPGRIQLWGHQIAVDWAEPEIDVDEDVMETVKILYVRNLMIETTEDTIKKSFGQFNPGCVERVKKIRDYAFVHFVSREDAVHAMNNLNGTELEGSCLEVTLAKPVDKEQYSRYQKAAKGGGAAEAAVPQPSYVYSCDPYTLAYYGYPYNALIGPNRDYFVKAGSVRGRGRGAAGNRAPGPRGSYLGGYSAGRGIYSRYHEGKGKQQEKGYELVPNLEISAVNPVAIKPGTVAIPAIGAQYSVFQAAPAPKIIEDGKIHTMEHMISPIAVQPDPASAAAAAAAAAVIPAVSTPPPFQGRPITPVYTVAPNVQRIPTAGIYGASYVPFAAPATATIATLQKNAAAAAAVYGGYAGYIPQAFPAAAIQVPIHDVYQTY from the exons ATGACCGCAGAGGATTCCACCGCAGCCATGAGCAGCGACTCGGCCGCCGCGTCCTCGGCCAAGGTGCCCGAGGGCGTGGCCGGCGCGCCCAACGAGGCGGCGCTGCTGGCGCTGATGGAGCGCACGGGCTACAGCATGGTGCAGGAGAACGGGCAGCGCAAGTACGGCGGCCCGCCGCCCGGCTGGGAGGGCCCGCACCCGCAGCGCGGCTGCGAGGTCTTCGTGGGCAAGATCCCGCGAGACGTGTACGAGGACGAGCTGGTGCCCGTGTTCGAGGCGGTGGGCCGCATCTACGAGCTGCGCCTCATGATGGACTTCGACGGCAAGAACCGCGGCTACGCCTTCGTCATGTACTGCCACAAGAACGAGGCCAAGCGCGCCGTGCGCGAGCTCAACAACTACGAGATCCGCCCGGGCCGCCTGCTCGGCGTGTGCTGCAGCGTGGACAACTGCCGCCTCTTCATCGGTGGCATCCCCAAGATGAAGAAGCGCGAGGAGATCCTGGAGGAGATCGCCAAGGTCACCGAGGGCGTGCTGGACGTGATCGTCTACGCCAGCGCGGCCGACAAGATGAAGAACCGCGGCTTCGCCTTCGTCGAGTACGAGAGCCACCGCGCGGCCGCCATGGCGCGCCGCAAGCTCATGCCCGGCCGCATCCAGCTGTGGGGCCACCAGATCGCCGTGGACTGGGCCGAGCCCGAGATCGACGTGGACGAGGACGTGATGGAGACCGTGAAGATCCTCTATGTGCGCAACCTCATGATCGAGACCACGGAGGACACCATCAAGAAGAGCTTCGGCCAGTTCAACCCGGGCTGCGTGGAGCGCGTCAAGAAGATCCGCGACTACGCCTTCGTGCACTTCGTCAGCCGGGAGGACGCCGTGCATGCCATGAACAACCTCAACGGCACTGAGCTGGAGGGCTCGTGCCTCGAGGTGACGCTGGCCAAGCCCGTGGACAAGGAGCAGTACTCCCGCTACCAGAAGGCGGCCAAGGGCGGCGGCGCGGCCGAGGCGGCGGTGCCACAGCCCAGCTACGTGTACTCTTGCGACCCCTACACGCTGGCCTACTACGGCTACCCCTACAACGCGCTCATCGGGCCCAACAGAGACTACTTTGTGAAAG CAGGCAGCGTAAGAGGCCGGGGTCGAGGTGCGGCTGGCAACAGAGCCCCAGGGCCCAGGGGTTCCTACCTCGGGGGATATTCGGCTGGCCGTGGTATATATAGCCGATATcatgaagggaaaggaaagcagcaagaaaaaggaTATGAACTTGTACCGAATTTGGAAATCTCTGCCGTCAATCCAGTTGCCATTAAACCTGGTACAG TGGCCATCCCTGCCATTGGGGCCCAGTATTCCGTATTTCAGGCCGCCCCAGCCCCTAAAATAATTGAAGATGGCAAAATCCACACAATGGAGCACATGATCAGCCCCATCGCGGTGCAGCCAGACCCAGCCAGCGCCGcagctgctgccgccgccgccgccgtcatTCCTGCTGTGTCAACGCCGCCACCTTTCCAG gGCCGCCCGATAACTCCAGTGTATACAGTGGCTCCAAACGTTCAGAGAATTCCCACTGCGGGGATCTACGGGGCCAGTTACGTTCCGTTTGCTGCTCCAGCCACGGCCACGATCGCCACACTACAGAAGAATGCGGCTGCCGCTGCCGCCGTCTATGGAGGATATGCGGGCTACATACCTCAGGCCTTCCCCGCCGCTGCTATCCAGGTGCCCATCCACGACGTCTACCAGACATACTGA
- the RBM47 gene encoding RNA-binding protein 47 isoform X2 — protein MTAEDSTAAMSSDSAAASSAKVPEGVAGAPNEAALLALMERTGYSMVQENGQRKYGGPPPGWEGPHPQRGCEVFVGKIPRDVYEDELVPVFEAVGRIYELRLMMDFDGKNRGYAFVMYCHKNEAKRAVRELNNYEIRPGRLLGVCCSVDNCRLFIGGIPKMKKREEILEEIAKVTEGVLDVIVYASAADKMKNRGFAFVEYESHRAAAMARRKLMPGRIQLWGHQIAVDWAEPEIDVDEDVMETVKILYVRNLMIETTEDTIKKSFGQFNPGCVERVKKIRDYAFVHFVSREDAVHAMNNLNGTELEGSCLEVTLAKPVDKEQYSRYQKAAKGGGAAEAAVPQPSYVYSCDPYTLAYYGYPYNALIGPNRDYFVKGSVRGRGRGAAGNRAPGPRGSYLGGYSAGRGIYSRYHEGKGKQQEKGYELVPNLEISAVNPVAIKPGTVAIPAIGAQYSVFQAAPAPKIIEDGKIHTMEHMISPIAVQPDPASAAAAAAAAAVIPAVSTPPPFQGRPITPVYTVAPNVQRIPTAGIYGASYVPFAAPATATIATLQKNAAAAAAVYGGYAGYIPQAFPAAAIQVPIHDVYQTY, from the exons ATGACCGCAGAGGATTCCACCGCAGCCATGAGCAGCGACTCGGCCGCCGCGTCCTCGGCCAAGGTGCCCGAGGGCGTGGCCGGCGCGCCCAACGAGGCGGCGCTGCTGGCGCTGATGGAGCGCACGGGCTACAGCATGGTGCAGGAGAACGGGCAGCGCAAGTACGGCGGCCCGCCGCCCGGCTGGGAGGGCCCGCACCCGCAGCGCGGCTGCGAGGTCTTCGTGGGCAAGATCCCGCGAGACGTGTACGAGGACGAGCTGGTGCCCGTGTTCGAGGCGGTGGGCCGCATCTACGAGCTGCGCCTCATGATGGACTTCGACGGCAAGAACCGCGGCTACGCCTTCGTCATGTACTGCCACAAGAACGAGGCCAAGCGCGCCGTGCGCGAGCTCAACAACTACGAGATCCGCCCGGGCCGCCTGCTCGGCGTGTGCTGCAGCGTGGACAACTGCCGCCTCTTCATCGGTGGCATCCCCAAGATGAAGAAGCGCGAGGAGATCCTGGAGGAGATCGCCAAGGTCACCGAGGGCGTGCTGGACGTGATCGTCTACGCCAGCGCGGCCGACAAGATGAAGAACCGCGGCTTCGCCTTCGTCGAGTACGAGAGCCACCGCGCGGCCGCCATGGCGCGCCGCAAGCTCATGCCCGGCCGCATCCAGCTGTGGGGCCACCAGATCGCCGTGGACTGGGCCGAGCCCGAGATCGACGTGGACGAGGACGTGATGGAGACCGTGAAGATCCTCTATGTGCGCAACCTCATGATCGAGACCACGGAGGACACCATCAAGAAGAGCTTCGGCCAGTTCAACCCGGGCTGCGTGGAGCGCGTCAAGAAGATCCGCGACTACGCCTTCGTGCACTTCGTCAGCCGGGAGGACGCCGTGCATGCCATGAACAACCTCAACGGCACTGAGCTGGAGGGCTCGTGCCTCGAGGTGACGCTGGCCAAGCCCGTGGACAAGGAGCAGTACTCCCGCTACCAGAAGGCGGCCAAGGGCGGCGGCGCGGCCGAGGCGGCGGTGCCACAGCCCAGCTACGTGTACTCTTGCGACCCCTACACGCTGGCCTACTACGGCTACCCCTACAACGCGCTCATCGGGCCCAACAGAGACTACTTTGTGAAAG GCAGCGTAAGAGGCCGGGGTCGAGGTGCGGCTGGCAACAGAGCCCCAGGGCCCAGGGGTTCCTACCTCGGGGGATATTCGGCTGGCCGTGGTATATATAGCCGATATcatgaagggaaaggaaagcagcaagaaaaaggaTATGAACTTGTACCGAATTTGGAAATCTCTGCCGTCAATCCAGTTGCCATTAAACCTGGTACAG TGGCCATCCCTGCCATTGGGGCCCAGTATTCCGTATTTCAGGCCGCCCCAGCCCCTAAAATAATTGAAGATGGCAAAATCCACACAATGGAGCACATGATCAGCCCCATCGCGGTGCAGCCAGACCCAGCCAGCGCCGcagctgctgccgccgccgccgccgtcatTCCTGCTGTGTCAACGCCGCCACCTTTCCAG gGCCGCCCGATAACTCCAGTGTATACAGTGGCTCCAAACGTTCAGAGAATTCCCACTGCGGGGATCTACGGGGCCAGTTACGTTCCGTTTGCTGCTCCAGCCACGGCCACGATCGCCACACTACAGAAGAATGCGGCTGCCGCTGCCGCCGTCTATGGAGGATATGCGGGCTACATACCTCAGGCCTTCCCCGCCGCTGCTATCCAGGTGCCCATCCACGACGTCTACCAGACATACTGA